The nucleotide window CCGGGTCTTGCCGACCCCGCCCGGCCCGACCGCCGTGACCAGGCGGTGCTCGTGCAGCGCGTCGGACAGCGCCTTCCGTTCCGCTCGGCGCCCCACGAACGGCGTCAACGGCGACGGCAGCGCGGCCGTCGGCCCGGAGCGCATGCCCCTCGCCACGGCCGCCAGCGCCCGACGGTCGTCGGCCTGGAGCTTGCGCAGCAACGAGGAAACGTGGCTCTCGACCGTACGGTCGGAGATGAACAGCCGCGCGGCGATCTCGGCGTTGGTCAGATGCTCACCGAGCGCCGTCAGGACCTCCGTCTCCCGGGCAGAGATACCCACCTCGAGACGCCGCCCTTCGCCAACCACGTCCCAATTGTGCACGTCCGCCCGGTCTCAGGCTTTCGCGGCCTCGCGGGCCTTGATCCGGGCCTGCACCTCGGGCCGGCGCAGCGGCGGGATGGTCGCCGGCGGCTGCCGCCGGGCCGGCAGGGCCTCGAGCAGCGTGTGCACCTCCGCCGTCACGCGCGCGATCGCCTTCTCGTACGCGTCCTCGACCCCGGCCGGCGGCTTCTGCAGCCCCGACACCTTCCGGATGAACTGCCGCGCCGCCGCCTCGA belongs to Mycobacteriales bacterium and includes:
- a CDS encoding DUF2277 domain-containing protein, with product MCRNITELRGLEPAATDEEIEAAARQFIRKVSGLQKPPAGVEDAYEKAIARVTAEVHTLLEALPARRQPPATIPPLRRPEVQARIKAREAAKA